From a single Candidatus Wallbacteria bacterium genomic region:
- a CDS encoding peptidoglycan recognition family protein has protein sequence MKIASILLCILIQYCVQAITLPDVPLVIPASIWKQSQDSGYICEGIRKNIRPGDSFVTDGLILRVVKVDQENALLRLTKNGVIDCRTAAAMTAFNWGGYHISVLAVSSSLVEFEICRADEVPLEVLDLKSAGYAGQRARILHEIERITLHHCGDAKPMAFNENPFKKLRNLRTWGLRDKNWWDVPYHFLITPTGIIIEGRDYHFMGETSTLYNPKGHLLISAMGNYDIQKPTPETLQAIIDLIVWAVVRFNVPLDQIKGHLDYTKDTTCPGDNLYPYLKDGTILKGVKKKLGLSD, from the coding sequence ATGAAAATTGCCAGCATCCTGCTTTGCATTTTGATTCAGTACTGTGTTCAAGCCATCACTTTACCTGACGTGCCTTTAGTGATTCCAGCGAGCATCTGGAAGCAGAGCCAGGATTCGGGCTATATCTGCGAAGGGATCAGAAAAAACATCAGGCCTGGCGACAGTTTTGTTACAGACGGCTTGATTTTGAGAGTAGTAAAAGTCGATCAAGAGAATGCCCTGCTGCGGCTCACAAAAAATGGCGTGATCGATTGCAGGACTGCTGCGGCCATGACTGCTTTCAACTGGGGGGGTTACCACATTTCAGTGCTGGCTGTCAGCAGCAGCCTGGTGGAGTTCGAGATCTGCCGGGCGGATGAAGTACCCCTGGAGGTCCTCGACTTGAAAAGCGCAGGGTACGCCGGGCAGAGGGCCCGCATCCTGCATGAAATCGAGCGGATCACCCTGCATCACTGCGGAGACGCCAAGCCAATGGCCTTTAACGAGAATCCATTTAAGAAGCTCAGAAATCTGAGGACCTGGGGCCTGCGGGATAAGAACTGGTGGGATGTGCCTTATCATTTTCTGATCACTCCTACAGGAATCATCATTGAAGGCCGGGATTACCATTTTATGGGCGAAACCAGCACTCTTTACAATCCAAAAGGTCATCTGCTGATCAGCGCGATGGGCAATTACGACATCCAGAAACCGACCCCTGAAACCCTGCAGGCCATCATCGACCTGATCGTCTGGGCTGTCGTCAGATTCAACGTACCTCTCGACCAGATCAAGGGGCATCTCGACTATACAAAAGACACCACCTGCCCTGGAGACAATCTTTATCCTTACCTGAAAGACGGAACAATCCTGAAGGGGGTAAAGAAAAAGCTGGGGCTTTCCGATTAA
- the nagB gene encoding glucosamine-6-phosphate deaminase gives MEIIIHQTPEAAAERSARIVSDLIRNKNDVVLGLATGSTPLAFYRKLIELHKKEKLSFKRVRTFNLDEYVGIPATHPQSFRYYMEENLFKHIDIVPENTHVPDGMMENPMLSGPAYEMLINEAGGIDLQILGIGANGHIGFNEPTSSLSSSTRVKTLTKKTLSENKRFFKPDEFQPFLAITMGIATIMESRRILLLATGEKKAEAVAATIEGPISSMCPASVLQWHPKVSLILDSQASSLLKHTEYYKFVLSLQDGLTEKFGDPR, from the coding sequence ATGGAAATCATCATCCATCAGACCCCTGAAGCAGCAGCAGAACGCAGTGCACGAATCGTTTCCGATCTGATCCGCAACAAGAATGATGTTGTACTTGGCCTGGCCACAGGAAGCACTCCGCTCGCTTTCTACAGGAAGCTGATCGAACTTCACAAAAAAGAAAAACTGTCATTCAAGCGCGTGCGCACCTTCAATCTGGATGAATATGTGGGAATTCCGGCCACCCATCCCCAGAGCTTCAGATACTACATGGAGGAAAATCTCTTTAAGCATATTGACATAGTTCCTGAAAACACACATGTGCCGGATGGAATGATGGAAAACCCCATGCTGTCCGGACCAGCATATGAAATGCTGATCAATGAAGCAGGCGGGATCGATCTGCAGATCCTGGGAATTGGTGCTAATGGCCATATCGGTTTCAATGAACCCACTTCGAGTCTCAGTTCAAGCACCAGGGTCAAAACCCTGACCAAAAAGACACTCTCTGAAAACAAGCGTTTTTTCAAACCTGATGAGTTCCAGCCTTTCCTGGCCATTACCATGGGGATTGCCACGATCATGGAAAGCCGCAGAATTCTGCTTCTCGCTACTGGTGAAAAAAAAGCCGAAGCTGTGGCTGCCACTATCGAAGGTCCGATCAGCTCCATGTGTCCGGCTTCAGTGCTCCAGTGGCATCCCAAGGTTTCCCTGATCCTGGACAGCCAGGCTTCAAGCCTTCTCAAACATACTGAATATTACAAGTTCGTGCTGTCACTGCAGGATGGACTGACAGAAAAATTCGGAGACCCGAGATAA